Genomic DNA from Thiosocius teredinicola:
TCCTGCGACATGTGCGAGTTCCTGCTCTGTTCGGTCTTGAGAGATATTCGGGCGCACGGGTGGCCCGAGGCTCTCTGTTTGCTCGCGATAACCGACCAAGTAATCTCAGCCGGTCATCGCCGGTGACAACGCACCCCTGCTTAGTGGGTGGTCTTATCCTTGTCGTTGAGGAACCGCTCGACGAGCGCCTCGACCAAGCCGCTCTTTGAGGCGAAGCCATCCACCGCCTTGCCCAGCGACAACGACTTCGCGAATGTATCGAAGAAGTGACCCTCGCCGCCCACGATGTCGATGTTGGATTTCTCCAGCGCCTTGGCAAGCACGTCCGCATTCTCGCGGGCAACGTCCTTGCCGGCTTCGATCGACGCGATGGCCTCCTTAAAGGCGGTCTCCAGGCTCATACGGAACTCTTCGTGCTCGCGAGCCTGGTCGCTCATCGTGCCCATGGCCTCGAACTTCTCGACCAAGCCGTCTGCCTCGGCCTTGAACTGCTCGCGTGTAACGTCGGCGGCAGCCATACCGATCTCTTTCTGGGTCTGTGCTTCAGCAGTCCCCTTGGCGAGAATGACCTTGGCTTCCGCGTCACCCTTCGAATTGATAACCTGGGCTTCGGCATCACCTTTGGCACTGATGACACGCGACTCAGCCAAGCCCTCTTTCTCGATCGCATCGGCACGTGCCTCTTGCACACGAACGTCAGCAAGTCCCGGCGCAGCGCGTTCGGCCTGCAGACCTTCGGCCAGTTTCTTCTGACCGTCTGCCTTTTTGGCCGCAGCTTCGAGTTCGGCCTGCGCCATCACCGTGATCTCTTCGGCGTGGAAGCGCGCCGACTCCTGCTCGGCGGCAGCCGCAGTCACCTGCTTGACCTTCTCCTCGTTGGCCGCTGCTTCGGCCGCCAGCACCTGAACCTGTTTCTGGCGATCCGCTTCGGAAACCTCGCGAACCTCTTTGATGCGCTCTTCTTCGACCGCAACGGTTTTGTCGACCATGACTCGTTCGCGAATGACATTGGCGATCTCTTTCTTCTCGACTTCGATCGCCTTCTCGGCCTCAATCGTCTGGAGTTCGACTTCACGGTTACGCGCAACGATCTCGAGATCGCGTGCACGCGTAACGCGCTCCTGCTCGATGACGACCGCGCGCTGACGGTTCTGCTCAGCAACTTCGATCTCGCGCTGTTGGTTTTCGGTCTGAACCGCCAGGTCCTGCTCGACCTGGATCTTCGTCGCTTCGGCCTTGCGCCGTTCTTCTTCCTGCACCTTGACGGTTTCGGCCTCTTCGCGCGCCTGGATCGAGGCAATCTCACGCTGCTGTTTCGCCTCGGCATCTGCCTGTTGGCGCTCGAGCGAGAGCATCGCTTCAACGGTCTCAACGTTCTTTTTCTTGATCGCCAGTTCTTCGTCTCGCTCCAGTTCGTTGGTACGAACGTTCTGCGTAGCTGTCAGCTCAGTGATCTTCTTGATACCTTCGGCATCGAGAATGTTTGCCGGATCCAGCGAGTTCTTCGGTGTCTGTTCCAGGTAGTCGATCGCGACGTCTTCAAGCACGTAGCCATTCAGATCGTTGCCGATAACCTCAATGATCTTGTCGCGGAAGTCCTGACGATTCTCGAAAAGCTGCACGAACTCGATCTGCTTGCCAACCGTTTTAAGGGCCTCAGAGAACTTGGCGGCGAACAACTCGTAGACGGCGTCTTTGTCGGATGCACGCCCTGCGCCGATCGACTTGGCGACCTTCAATACGTCTTCCGCGGTTTCGTTGACTCGCAGATAGAATGCGACGGTGATATCCGCACGCATGTTGTCACGACAGATCAGGCCATCTTTGCCGCGCCGATCGACCTCGAGGGTGATCAGCGATATCCGCATCAATTCCTTCTTGTAGATGATCGGATAGACCAAGGCACCGGTGAAATGCACCTTGGGCTTGGACGTCATATCGTTGACGATGAGGGCAGTGCCCTGCTCCACCTTGATATAGAACGCCTTGAACAGCGCTGCGATACCCAGCAACACCACGAAGAAAATACCAACCCCGGTCAGGATAGGCATCAGTACGGACAAATCAGCCATGGCAATAGACTCCCATTTCAATTGTTAGATCCAAACATCGTGTCGACCATTGCCGGGCCGTCACTTGGAGCATCTGACAATGCGATTGCGGCACGCAAGTCCGCGACATCATCAACTCATAAATTCGTTCTCGGAGATCACCCGGTAGGCGTTTTCAGTTTCCAGGTATTCGAGCAGCACGACGACGTCGCCACGCTGAAACTGCTCACCGCCGGTGCTACGTACTTTCAAGATCAAACCGGCACCGCCATCTTCGAGAACGGCTTCGCCGAAGTCGTTGCGGACCACCGACGTACGAACTACGGCCTTCTGACCCAATAGTTGCTTGGGAACACCCTGCTGGGCCTTTTTGAACAACGGTCGCAGCGGCCGGATCATGACACCGGTGATCAACGTAGCGACGTACAACGCGCCGATGAGGATCGCCACGCCGACAAGAAAGCTGAGAATACCGTCGGGGACAAGCGGTGACAGAAAGTGCACGGCGTAGTAACTGATCAACCAGCCGAACAGCGAAACCAGTGAAAGAATGATCGTAACCGGCACGCCCTGTAGGCCGAAACGCAACAACACGCCGGCCAAGGCATTCGGATTGGCAAAGTCGCCCGCCTCAGCGCCGAACTCAGGAAGATCGACGTCAAGAAAATCGATATCGATTACGCCCAACACCGCCGCGAGCCAGAACAATACGCACAACAGCAGCATGAACGTAAAGACGGCGGTCGGAAACGAGGCAATGTTCTGATAGAACGGATCCATGCCCTCGCTTAACAAGATTGCGAACATCGTCCCTTACCTTCGCTCAACGAGTTAGCTTTCATATTCCTTTATCCCGATGTTCCCGACGCGCCGTACACTCGCGTGTTCGATGTTCGGATCTACGCCGACTTCGATTTCTTCAGTCGAGCCAGTACATCTTCCGCGCTATGGCCACGCGGTGAAATGCCGGCTTCTTCAAGCTTTGCCTGCAAGCTGCCATCTGCGCTCGACTCCGCCATTTCGGCGGCGGCGCTGATCTGCGCACCGGTCAACGCCTGTTTTTCCTTGATGCGTTCAAGCGACTCCATCGCCGTGCGCAGCTTCGAGTTCGAGCCACTGTGGCGCTCAGCAACCGCCTTTTGAGCCCGCTGAACATTTTCCGTGGCTTTGACGGTATCAACCTGCTGTTTCAGGCGCTTGATGTTCTGCTCTGCCTGTTTTAACGCAGCTTGCAGTTTTTCAGCACTCGCGGCATACCCGTCGCCCGCTTCTTTCTCCAAACGCAGCTGATTTTCGAGATCTGCAATCTTTGCAGCAACCTCTAGGGCAAGCGCCTCGTCGCCTTTGTCGAGAGCCTTTACCGCATAGCCCTCATACTCGTCGATCTGCGTTCGCAACGCGCTGCACTTTTCCTCGCTGACCTTCTTGCGGGCAAGGATGGAAGCGAGACTGTCTTTCGATTGACGGATCTCTTCGGCCGCATCACGCACCTCTTGGTCGAGGATACGCAGCGCCTGGCTATCCACGATCGCCTCACCTGCTTCATTAACGCCACCGCGCAAAGCGGTCAGCATTTTGGCCCAAACGTTCATTTGCTCCACTCCTTACCCAGCCATCGGATATTTGAGAAACTCGCCGTAGGCCTCCGTGGCCTGAATGACATTGCTGGCGAGCGTCTCGATTTCCAAAACGATTTCTGACAATCCCGATTCGGCGCTCAAGGCACCGAACATCTGGTAGTAGTCTTTGCCGTCTTCCAGACGGTCGAGACTGATCGTCGACAACGGAAAGTACTTGTGCGTGCGTAGAACTGCGTCGTTGAAAGCGTCGAAATCTACGACGTCATCTTTGTCCCACAGCACCGATTCCACGATGATCTGGTCACCGGACACCGTAAGAAACAACGGCAGATCACCGAATTCACGCATTTCCAGGTAGATCGAAGGCCCCACGCCGTCAATCAGTTCCGCTGATGCGCGGCCTTCCTTCACAAGAGACTCTTTCGACAGGGCCTCGTGCAACACGTCAATCTTCCAACCTGGCGTGTGACCTTTCATAGCGAGCTCTCCCATATCATTGTTCGCGTCCGCCGAACGCAACTTTTTCTCTAGGATTCCCAATAACTTAGCGTTACTCGGGTAGATCCACACCTCTTTCTTGACCAATCCCTTATCGCGCATACGACGACGGAATTCGCGCTGGTAGTGGGCTGAGGTTTTTCTGTTCACGCAGCCACTATAGTAATTACATGTAATACCGTCAATGTGCATATTACATGTAATACTTTTTATTCCCATGCCCCTGGTGGCGCATCAATAACGGCAGGCGGCTTTTCGGGTATCGACGGACGAAACAGATGCATGAGAGAAAAAAGCATGGTTCACGAGAGCGGCTTGGCAAAACCCGGGGTGGCATGCATGCACTGCCGCCGGCATCAACGGTCGATTGCCGCAGCCCTTGGGAGTCACTGCTTTTGCAGTTTCGCGTAGCGTCAGCATCGTTGTCCGC
This window encodes:
- a CDS encoding flotillin family protein, giving the protein MADLSVLMPILTGVGIFFVVLLGIAALFKAFYIKVEQGTALIVNDMTSKPKVHFTGALVYPIIYKKELMRISLITLEVDRRGKDGLICRDNMRADITVAFYLRVNETAEDVLKVAKSIGAGRASDKDAVYELFAAKFSEALKTVGKQIEFVQLFENRQDFRDKIIEVIGNDLNGYVLEDVAIDYLEQTPKNSLDPANILDAEGIKKITELTATQNVRTNELERDEELAIKKKNVETVEAMLSLERQQADAEAKQQREIASIQAREEAETVKVQEEERRKAEATKIQVEQDLAVQTENQQREIEVAEQNRQRAVVIEQERVTRARDLEIVARNREVELQTIEAEKAIEVEKKEIANVIRERVMVDKTVAVEEERIKEVREVSEADRQKQVQVLAAEAAANEEKVKQVTAAAAEQESARFHAEEITVMAQAELEAAAKKADGQKKLAEGLQAERAAPGLADVRVQEARADAIEKEGLAESRVISAKGDAEAQVINSKGDAEAKVILAKGTAEAQTQKEIGMAAADVTREQFKAEADGLVEKFEAMGTMSDQAREHEEFRMSLETAFKEAIASIEAGKDVARENADVLAKALEKSNIDIVGGEGHFFDTFAKSLSLGKAVDGFASKSGLVEALVERFLNDKDKTTH
- a CDS encoding DUF1449 domain-containing protein — encoded protein: MFAILLSEGMDPFYQNIASFPTAVFTFMLLLCVLFWLAAVLGVIDIDFLDVDLPEFGAEAGDFANPNALAGVLLRFGLQGVPVTIILSLVSLFGWLISYYAVHFLSPLVPDGILSFLVGVAILIGALYVATLITGVMIRPLRPLFKKAQQGVPKQLLGQKAVVRTSVVRNDFGEAVLEDGGAGLILKVRSTGGEQFQRGDVVVLLEYLETENAYRVISENEFMS
- a CDS encoding PspA/IM30 family protein, producing the protein MNVWAKMLTALRGGVNEAGEAIVDSQALRILDQEVRDAAEEIRQSKDSLASILARKKVSEEKCSALRTQIDEYEGYAVKALDKGDEALALEVAAKIADLENQLRLEKEAGDGYAASAEKLQAALKQAEQNIKRLKQQVDTVKATENVQRAQKAVAERHSGSNSKLRTAMESLERIKEKQALTGAQISAAAEMAESSADGSLQAKLEEAGISPRGHSAEDVLARLKKSKSA
- a CDS encoding YjfI family protein, with product MKGHTPGWKIDVLHEALSKESLVKEGRASAELIDGVGPSIYLEMREFGDLPLFLTVSGDQIIVESVLWDKDDVVDFDAFNDAVLRTHKYFPLSTISLDRLEDGKDYYQMFGALSAESGLSEIVLEIETLASNVIQATEAYGEFLKYPMAG